A DNA window from Agarivorans sp. TSD2052 contains the following coding sequences:
- a CDS encoding fatty acid cis/trans isomerase — protein sequence MFRRFNVFWVLLLVAGCSTIIVNQFDQRFGKASVQTRMYSESYPPAAEFISDVKPILDQRCVMCHACYDAPCQLKLTSAAGIDRGVTTARVYHGSRVTAAPTTRLYTDARSTQMWRQKGFNPVLNERIQTEHANLEAGVMYQTLQQKRVYGETTDEILDPKAYDFSLDRAQQCVGIEGYAKVQASHPEWGMPYGLPAISDKEFDTLTAWLASGAPMADDLSAHHKLTDEVERWEAFLNGDSLKEQLMARYIYEHLFITHLYFGNDSNSRPAFFKMVRSRTAPGSPIDEIATRRPYDDPGVDKVYYRLAPERESIVVKTHIPYRLDQARADRWTEWFLSDQVQVSELPSYQPSVAGNPFVAFKDLTVNGRYRFLLDDAETFIMGFMKGPVCRGQVALNVIQDHFWVYFANPDNGYEKQQSLFLADQSEHLRMPSVEQSNVLPISTWVSYSKRHHKYSQAKFNEIKNWLQEGKESLDLHLLWDGDGANQNAALTIFRHFDSASVVKGTVGKQPKTAWVIDYSLFERIHYLLVAGFDPYGNLGHQLVTRLYMDFLRMEGEFNFVSLLPAEVRYDEIRSWYVGADKEIIKFVETRPEEAFFKSSVQYTDDRDYKSQLHNQIRQQLAKVLSRKYQMSALNYSREVADFATQLEVWQGGSIKWLPQVVFIQVDDPDVAEPAYFTLLRHNAHANISSLFLENDNRLPDQDTVSVLPGLVGAYPGAFWQVQKSELKQLQQQLVQVSSEESYQAFMKRYGIRRTNQEFWPYSDRLHKAYLQAEPLDSGILDYSRLENR from the coding sequence ATGTTTCGACGTTTTAATGTGTTCTGGGTGCTGCTGTTAGTCGCAGGTTGTTCCACCATTATTGTTAATCAGTTTGACCAGCGCTTTGGTAAAGCGTCGGTACAAACGCGTATGTATTCTGAGAGTTACCCTCCAGCGGCTGAGTTTATTAGTGATGTAAAACCGATCCTCGACCAACGCTGTGTCATGTGTCATGCCTGTTACGACGCGCCTTGCCAATTAAAGCTTACCTCAGCAGCAGGTATTGACCGCGGAGTGACAACAGCGAGGGTCTATCATGGTAGCCGGGTAACTGCAGCACCAACCACTCGTTTGTATACGGACGCTAGGTCTACTCAAATGTGGCGACAAAAAGGGTTTAATCCGGTACTGAACGAGCGCATTCAAACTGAGCACGCTAACTTGGAAGCGGGGGTTATGTACCAAACGCTTCAACAAAAGCGTGTTTATGGCGAGACCACAGACGAAATATTAGATCCTAAAGCTTATGATTTTTCACTTGATCGCGCTCAGCAATGTGTCGGTATAGAAGGTTACGCCAAGGTACAGGCCTCTCACCCTGAATGGGGCATGCCATATGGTTTACCCGCAATTAGCGATAAAGAGTTTGATACATTAACGGCTTGGTTAGCCAGTGGTGCGCCAATGGCAGATGATTTAAGTGCTCATCATAAACTCACTGATGAAGTTGAACGGTGGGAAGCTTTTTTAAATGGCGATTCTTTAAAAGAACAGCTAATGGCGCGTTATATCTACGAGCACCTGTTTATTACTCACCTGTATTTTGGTAACGATTCAAACAGTCGACCTGCATTTTTCAAAATGGTGAGGTCTCGTACCGCTCCGGGTAGCCCGATTGATGAAATTGCTACCCGCAGGCCTTACGATGACCCCGGTGTTGACAAGGTGTATTACCGCCTAGCGCCAGAGCGTGAGAGTATCGTGGTGAAAACGCATATTCCTTACCGCTTAGATCAAGCCCGTGCTGACCGCTGGACCGAGTGGTTTTTAAGCGATCAGGTGCAAGTTAGTGAATTACCCAGTTATCAGCCTAGTGTTGCGGGTAACCCTTTTGTTGCTTTCAAAGATCTCACGGTAAATGGTCGCTATCGTTTTCTGCTAGACGACGCTGAAACCTTTATTATGGGTTTTATGAAAGGGCCGGTTTGTCGCGGGCAAGTCGCGCTTAATGTCATTCAAGATCATTTCTGGGTGTATTTCGCTAATCCTGACAATGGTTATGAAAAGCAGCAGTCTCTATTTTTAGCTGACCAGAGTGAACATTTGCGCATGCCTTCTGTTGAGCAAAGTAACGTATTACCAATAAGTACTTGGGTAAGTTATTCAAAGCGCCATCATAAGTATTCGCAAGCTAAATTTAATGAAATTAAAAATTGGCTGCAAGAAGGTAAAGAATCACTCGATCTTCATTTGTTATGGGATGGTGATGGAGCGAACCAGAATGCGGCACTAACTATATTTAGGCACTTTGACAGTGCTAGCGTAGTAAAGGGGACCGTCGGAAAACAGCCTAAAACGGCATGGGTGATTGATTATTCTTTGTTTGAACGGATTCACTATTTATTAGTCGCCGGCTTCGATCCCTATGGCAATTTAGGGCATCAATTAGTGACACGCCTATACATGGACTTTTTACGCATGGAAGGTGAGTTTAACTTTGTGTCTTTGTTACCCGCTGAAGTGCGTTATGACGAAATACGTAGTTGGTATGTGGGGGCAGATAAAGAAATTATTAAATTTGTTGAAACGCGCCCAGAAGAAGCCTTTTTCAAAAGCTCGGTTCAATATACCGATGACCGCGATTACAAGAGCCAGTTACACAATCAAATTCGGCAACAACTAGCGAAGGTGCTAAGTCGTAAATACCAGATGAGTGCGCTTAACTACTCTAGGGAAGTGGCCGACTTTGCCACGCAATTAGAGGTTTGGCAAGGAGGCTCGATTAAGTGGCTACCTCAGGTAGTGTTTATTCAAGTCGATGACCCTGATGTGGCTGAACCAGCGTATTTCACGTTATTAAGGCATAACGCTCATGCTAATATTTCTAGTTTGTTTTTAGAAAATGATAACCGCTTACCTGATCAAGATACCGTGTCGGTTTTACCGGGCTTAGTGGGG
- a CDS encoding DUF2061 domain-containing protein, producing MTKTLTFASMHFTIAFLVTWLLTGDMMIGGLVAIVEPAVNSVAYFFHEKAWLKWGLNSAQIH from the coding sequence ATGACTAAAACACTTACTTTTGCCAGCATGCACTTTACCATCGCCTTTTTGGTCACTTGGTTATTGACCGGTGATATGATGATTGGCGGTTTAGTCGCCATCGTAGAACCAGCGGTAAATAGCGTGGCCTATTTCTTCCACGAAAAAGCGTGGTTGAAATGGGGCTTAAACTCAGCCCAAATTCACTAA
- a CDS encoding DUF4250 domain-containing protein — MLDQERVQTMDLHILLSIINMQIRNEFSSFSELCSFYELEPQPLVQRLTEAGYTLQSNQQFTAE, encoded by the coding sequence ATGTTAGATCAAGAACGGGTTCAAACCATGGACCTTCATATTCTTCTTAGTATTATTAATATGCAAATTAGAAATGAATTTTCTAGCTTTAGTGAATTATGCAGCTTCTATGAACTTGAACCACAACCGCTAGTACAACGGCTGACTGAGGCCGGATATACACTGCAGAGCAACCAACAATTTACTGCAGAGTAA
- a CDS encoding HAD family hydrolase, whose amino-acid sequence MTHPTPASMLFFDLDDTLVDDTVATEAAVIALFKHYQPEQLSDALSHWKRALKLYYPAFLQGKLPAAEMRQARIREALQLPTISSERAEQAFEYFMQQYIAATQLYPDTLVCLEELLQHGWRLALVSNGPEDMQQRKVKAAGLQPYFEFVLTAEVAGAAKPDAAIFEQALARAKLNANAGCYVGDNLTNDAKGAVAAGLSSVWLQRQSTISHEFQPLAGVTWKISSLAQLTQCISLR is encoded by the coding sequence ATGACACATCCAACTCCGGCGAGCATGCTGTTTTTCGATTTAGACGATACTTTGGTTGACGATACGGTGGCTACTGAAGCGGCGGTTATTGCTTTGTTTAAGCATTACCAACCCGAGCAACTGTCAGATGCCTTAAGTCACTGGAAGCGCGCACTTAAATTATATTATCCAGCATTTTTGCAGGGTAAATTACCTGCTGCAGAAATGCGTCAAGCTAGAATTCGCGAAGCTCTCCAGCTTCCAACAATCAGCAGCGAACGGGCAGAACAAGCTTTTGAGTACTTCATGCAACAATACATCGCCGCTACCCAGCTTTATCCTGATACTTTAGTCTGTTTAGAAGAACTACTACAGCATGGCTGGCGCTTAGCCTTGGTGTCTAATGGGCCTGAAGATATGCAACAGCGCAAGGTTAAGGCTGCTGGCTTACAGCCTTATTTCGAGTTTGTATTGACTGCAGAAGTCGCTGGAGCTGCAAAACCTGATGCGGCTATTTTCGAGCAGGCTTTAGCGCGCGCCAAGCTAAATGCAAACGCTGGTTGTTATGTTGGCGATAACTTAACTAATGATGCCAAGGGGGCAGTAGCCGCAGGGCTAAGCAGTGTTTGGTTGCAACGTCAATCGACAATCAGCCATGAGTTTCAGCCTTTGGCTGGCGTAACCTGGAAAATTTCAAGTTTGGCTCAGTTAACCCAGTGCATAAGCTTAAGGTAA
- a CDS encoding DUF2375 family protein, producing the protein MNTQTVNLTDVTILYYPDDNPYHLRALLLKNQVKNQQGRVVISAEHRQGKIIVAVISGQVELLNMLGDRFNVQPLSAA; encoded by the coding sequence ATGAATACTCAAACAGTCAATTTAACTGACGTTACCATTCTCTATTATCCTGATGATAACCCCTACCACTTGCGCGCTTTACTACTTAAAAACCAAGTTAAAAACCAGCAAGGCAGAGTGGTAATTAGTGCTGAACATCGGCAAGGTAAGATAATAGTGGCGGTAATTAGCGGTCAGGTTGAGCTACTTAATATGCTGGGTGACCGCTTCAATGTTCAGCCACTGTCAGCCGCTTAA
- a CDS encoding MATE family efflux transporter, whose protein sequence is MPKAKFISGDIFRHIVVMSSTNAIGLTALFLVDLADLFFISLLGEAELAAAVGYAGTIAFFTTSISIGLSIAMTALVSKAIGQQDKARAKQLVTNILFTGFLISASFAGLVWYFSPELLSLIGAKARTHELAVGYLRILLPSLPVLGLAMSAGAALRSVGDAKRAMWSTLAGGGVNAILDPIFIFALGLGLPGAAIASVIARFVVAGVALSGVVYKHQLFARFSVTKLLEDLRAILKVAAPAMMTNVATPLGNAYVTAAIAVFGDAYVAGWAVVGRIMPVAFGMIFSLSGAIGPIVGQNFGAHNYSRVREALTKALWFNGGFVIAVSFILLLSQNLIIKVFGVGGEAATVIGFFCTWISFSFVFNGAMFVANAAFNNLGYPSTSTMINFGKATLGTIPFVYLGGQWFGPLGVLGGQAVGTIVFGLLALRMAYYILDRVTNKHQIHIADQEQTLEPNVPLTPFSSSRAYMCAEAEVDGMSAKQTDVIDSKN, encoded by the coding sequence ATGCCAAAGGCAAAGTTCATTTCTGGTGATATCTTCCGCCACATTGTGGTGATGTCTTCCACCAATGCTATTGGTTTAACCGCTTTATTCTTAGTTGATCTAGCCGATCTGTTTTTTATTAGTTTGTTGGGTGAAGCAGAATTAGCCGCCGCGGTCGGTTACGCTGGCACGATTGCTTTCTTTACTACCTCTATTTCGATTGGCCTATCTATCGCTATGACTGCCTTGGTCTCCAAGGCGATAGGTCAACAAGATAAGGCTCGAGCCAAACAATTAGTCACTAACATTTTATTTACCGGCTTTTTGATCAGTGCGTCTTTTGCTGGTTTGGTGTGGTATTTCTCACCCGAATTGTTAAGCCTGATTGGCGCAAAAGCTAGAACCCATGAACTGGCGGTAGGCTATTTGCGTATATTATTACCGTCATTACCTGTGCTGGGGTTAGCTATGAGTGCGGGAGCAGCCTTGCGCTCGGTTGGGGATGCTAAGCGGGCTATGTGGTCTACTCTTGCAGGTGGCGGTGTTAACGCTATTCTCGACCCGATATTTATCTTTGCTTTGGGTCTGGGCCTACCAGGCGCGGCTATCGCGTCGGTAATTGCACGGTTTGTGGTGGCAGGCGTGGCATTGTCAGGGGTGGTCTATAAGCATCAATTATTTGCTAGGTTTAGTGTTACTAAACTATTGGAAGACTTACGCGCTATTTTAAAAGTGGCTGCCCCGGCCATGATGACCAATGTAGCTACACCTTTGGGTAATGCCTACGTTACCGCAGCAATTGCGGTTTTTGGCGATGCCTATGTGGCTGGTTGGGCGGTGGTGGGACGAATAATGCCAGTGGCTTTTGGCATGATTTTTTCTTTATCGGGGGCGATAGGTCCGATTGTGGGGCAAAATTTTGGTGCGCATAATTACTCAAGAGTACGAGAAGCACTCACCAAAGCCTTGTGGTTTAACGGAGGGTTTGTGATCGCCGTGTCTTTCATTTTATTGCTTAGTCAAAATCTCATTATTAAGGTCTTTGGTGTTGGCGGTGAAGCGGCCACTGTGATTGGTTTTTTCTGTACTTGGATAAGCTTTAGTTTTGTATTTAACGGCGCCATGTTTGTGGCAAACGCTGCTTTTAATAACCTAGGTTACCCTAGTACCTCTACCATGATTAATTTCGGCAAGGCCACCTTAGGCACCATCCCCTTTGTTTATTTAGGTGGGCAGTGGTTTGGTCCCTTGGGAGTTCTTGGCGGGCAAGCTGTGGGCACTATTGTATTTGGTTTATTAGCCTTGCGAATGGCCTATTACATATTGGACCGTGTAACCAACAAACATCAAATTCACATAGCTGATCAGGAGCAAACGTTAGAGCCGAATGTTCCACTTACACCATTTAGCTCTAGTCGTGCTTATATGTGTGCAGAGGCTGAGGTAGATGGTATGAGCGCAAAGCAGACCGACGTTATAGATAGCAAAAATTAA
- the metE gene encoding 5-methyltetrahydropteroyltriglutamate--homocysteine S-methyltransferase yields MSTTHILGYPRIGKQRELKFALEAYWRGESSQQQLLEVGRTIRQKNWQVQQDSGQTWVTVGDFAWYDQVLNTSLLLGNIPERHQVDNLNLDSMFAIARGQQSCACNHAASDMSKWFNTNYHYIVPEFSESSCFSLQWQQLFDEIEEALALGHAVKPVILGPVSYLYLGKNDDAATAGFQRLSLLPQLLKVYREIFQKMAALGVEWVQLDEPVLGLELEPQWQEALLDAYRTRISPTKLLLTSYFADVLDNADVIKQLAVDGLHLDLSAAPEQLQQVLTWLPEKWVLSAGIINGRNVWRANLPDLIERYRSLKVRLGERLWLASSCSLLHSPLDLDNEDGLGDAKYRLAFAQQKLTELQLLDDAISGDADALRLSRQYSAALQTLNKKTNSALQRRLDQLNPEQRQRKLTFIKRQAIQQQSLQLPLLPTTTIGSFPQTDQIRRQRREYRVGTLSQVDYDAALAKHIADAIKRQEKLGLDVLVHGEAERNDMVEYFAELLDGFIVSRFAWVQSYGSRCVKPAIIVDDIERSKPLTIEWTHYAQSLTTKPVKGMLTGPVTILTWSFAREDLSRAEIAEQIALALNDEVNELQQAGIKVIQIDEPAIREGMPLKRSQWESYLDWAVSAFKLSAASAKPETQIHTHMCYSEFNDIMPAVAALDADVLTIETSRSAMSLLQAFEHFAYPNQIGPGVYDIHSPNIPSVAEIKNLIDKAAQWIPLQRLWVNPDCGLKTRNWQETEAALENMVLATKELRVNWPKGLAL; encoded by the coding sequence ATGAGTACAACACATATATTAGGCTACCCACGAATTGGCAAGCAGCGAGAGCTAAAATTTGCACTAGAAGCTTATTGGCGAGGCGAATCTTCGCAGCAGCAATTACTTGAAGTGGGGAGAACAATTCGTCAGAAAAATTGGCAAGTTCAGCAAGATAGCGGTCAAACATGGGTAACCGTGGGCGATTTTGCATGGTACGACCAAGTACTTAATACGTCGTTATTGTTGGGCAATATACCGGAGCGTCATCAAGTCGATAATCTTAACTTAGACAGTATGTTTGCTATCGCTCGTGGTCAGCAAAGCTGTGCTTGTAATCATGCCGCTTCTGACATGAGCAAATGGTTTAACACTAATTACCATTACATTGTGCCTGAATTTTCCGAGAGCAGCTGCTTTAGCCTACAGTGGCAGCAGTTGTTCGATGAGATTGAAGAAGCGCTAGCACTGGGGCATGCGGTTAAGCCGGTGATTCTTGGTCCGGTATCTTACCTATATTTGGGCAAAAATGACGACGCTGCGACAGCCGGTTTTCAACGTTTATCACTGTTACCGCAGCTATTAAAGGTTTATCGTGAAATCTTTCAGAAAATGGCTGCTTTAGGTGTTGAATGGGTTCAGCTAGACGAACCCGTATTGGGTTTAGAGTTAGAGCCACAGTGGCAAGAAGCGCTTTTAGATGCTTATCGTACCCGCATTAGTCCAACTAAGTTACTGTTAACCAGCTATTTTGCCGACGTACTCGATAATGCCGATGTCATTAAACAATTAGCGGTAGACGGCTTGCATCTTGACCTGAGTGCGGCACCAGAGCAACTACAGCAAGTGCTTACTTGGTTACCTGAAAAATGGGTGTTGTCGGCAGGGATAATTAATGGGCGCAATGTATGGCGTGCTAATTTGCCAGACTTAATTGAGCGCTATCGTTCACTAAAAGTACGTTTAGGCGAACGCTTATGGCTTGCTTCATCGTGTTCTTTACTGCATAGCCCGCTAGATTTAGACAATGAAGATGGTTTGGGTGATGCCAAGTATCGTCTTGCATTTGCGCAACAAAAGTTGACTGAACTACAGCTATTGGATGACGCTATTAGTGGTGATGCTGATGCTTTACGGTTATCTCGTCAATACAGCGCAGCCTTACAAACACTTAACAAAAAGACCAACTCAGCGCTTCAGCGACGCCTTGATCAGCTTAACCCCGAACAGCGCCAACGTAAATTGACCTTTATTAAACGTCAAGCAATTCAGCAGCAAAGTCTGCAGTTACCTCTGCTACCAACCACGACTATTGGTTCGTTTCCGCAAACTGATCAAATTCGCCGCCAGCGTCGCGAGTATAGAGTGGGTACTTTAAGTCAGGTTGATTACGATGCCGCGTTGGCCAAACATATTGCTGATGCGATTAAGCGCCAAGAAAAGCTTGGCCTTGATGTATTGGTGCATGGAGAAGCGGAACGAAACGACATGGTGGAGTACTTTGCAGAGTTGTTAGATGGCTTTATTGTTAGCCGTTTTGCTTGGGTGCAAAGTTATGGCTCTCGCTGTGTTAAGCCGGCGATTATAGTTGATGATATTGAGCGTTCTAAACCGCTCACTATTGAGTGGACTCACTATGCTCAATCTCTCACCACTAAGCCGGTGAAAGGTATGTTGACTGGGCCTGTGACTATTTTAACTTGGAGTTTTGCTCGAGAAGACCTCAGTCGTGCTGAGATTGCAGAACAAATAGCTTTAGCTTTAAATGATGAGGTCAATGAGTTACAACAAGCAGGCATCAAGGTGATTCAAATTGACGAGCCGGCCATTCGCGAGGGGATGCCGCTTAAACGTAGCCAGTGGGAAAGCTACCTAGATTGGGCTGTATCAGCATTTAAATTATCAGCCGCTAGCGCTAAACCTGAGACTCAAATTCACACACATATGTGTTATAGCGAGTTTAATGACATTATGCCTGCTGTAGCTGCACTGGATGCTGACGTGCTAACTATTGAAACCTCACGCTCTGCCATGAGCTTGTTACAAGCCTTTGAGCACTTTGCTTATCCTAACCAAATTGGGCCCGGAGTATATGATATTCACTCGCCTAATATTCCAAGTGTGGCTGAGATCAAAAACTTGATTGATAAAGCTGCACAGTGGATCCCTTTGCAACGCTTGTGGGTAAACCCTGATTGCGGCTTAAAAACACGAAATTGGCAAGAAACTGAAGCGGCGTTAGAAAACATGGTACTGGCTACTAAAGAACTGCGGGTTAATTGGCCTAAGGGCCTAGCATTATGA
- a CDS encoding LysR substrate-binding domain-containing protein codes for MLELKHLRSIQALAGGPSLKSAAAKLFITDSALSHQLKDLEQRVGATLVVRKQHPLQLTQQGSQLLKLAEHVLPLIEKAEQQLLQPHQQQSRLNISVDCHACFQWLLPSLQQFQQAWPEISSHFCQDKDYNGLPLLQQGETDLLLTSSVKIEEQIHYKALFEYEMVLIFPPKHHFSKQASIQALDLKSETIISYPIALQRLDLYQHILQPAKIQVQQWKHADNPAMLLQMVAAGMGVAAMPYWAVEHYARQQFVQLRSFERPLWRPMYAAYTKNRHTCLALQAFIQLVLHQALEHLEGTRRVRAKNHHH; via the coding sequence ATGCTCGAATTGAAACACCTACGTAGCATACAAGCTCTGGCTGGTGGTCCTTCGTTAAAATCCGCTGCAGCCAAATTATTCATTACCGATTCAGCCTTGTCTCATCAACTAAAAGACCTGGAACAACGGGTTGGCGCGACATTGGTTGTCAGAAAACAGCACCCCTTGCAGCTAACCCAACAAGGTAGTCAATTACTCAAGTTAGCGGAACATGTTTTACCGCTAATAGAAAAAGCCGAACAGCAATTATTGCAACCTCATCAGCAACAGAGTCGACTCAATATAAGCGTAGATTGCCATGCTTGTTTTCAATGGTTATTACCCAGCTTGCAACAATTTCAGCAAGCATGGCCTGAAATAAGTAGTCACTTTTGCCAAGATAAAGACTACAACGGACTGCCCTTACTACAGCAAGGAGAGACTGATTTACTGCTTACATCTAGCGTGAAGATAGAGGAGCAAATCCATTATAAAGCCTTGTTTGAATATGAAATGGTACTCATTTTTCCACCTAAACATCACTTCAGTAAACAAGCCAGTATTCAGGCATTGGATCTAAAATCAGAAACCATCATTAGTTACCCCATAGCCTTACAACGCCTCGACTTATATCAGCATATTTTGCAGCCAGCCAAGATCCAAGTTCAGCAATGGAAACATGCCGACAACCCTGCCATGTTATTGCAAATGGTGGCAGCGGGTATGGGGGTAGCAGCTATGCCTTATTGGGCCGTAGAGCACTATGCAAGGCAACAGTTTGTACAACTACGCTCATTTGAACGACCACTATGGAGGCCAATGTATGCTGCATATACTAAAAACCGACATACTTGCTTGGCCCTGCAAGCCTTTATCCAATTGGTTTTACACCAAGCCTTAGAACATCTAGAAGGGACACGACGGGTGCGAGCAAAAAACCATCATCACTAA
- a CDS encoding GGDEF domain-containing protein, with protein MVSDWSPAEFTERKMSLVMHLAGFIPSAYFSIHHLVDGIFWYGLSILPCALAILVSLFLLFTKPNSQGYKVADAWFLLLAIPPVLLALTQDSMHGEFFVPALILACFIHLPLKVAERLVLLVSLVAIILGTLHLGIHQGIRFSLGVVASHIFAWGLARVLVKQNNELKELAFKDSLTRCYNRRALFDELQKAKQQHKRSSIKATLILLDLDHFKLINDQHGHHAGDQILVWFSHFLQNNTRGNDRVFRYGGEEFLILLHDADFDMAYQASEKLVEAISQREAPLQLSISFSAGISCIKDDESIDDWIQRADLGLYQAKQAGRRQTWPVQFTSLET; from the coding sequence ATGGTGTCTGACTGGTCTCCAGCAGAATTTACAGAAAGAAAAATGAGCTTAGTGATGCACTTAGCGGGTTTCATTCCTAGTGCCTATTTTTCAATTCACCACTTAGTTGATGGCATTTTTTGGTATGGATTGAGTATTCTGCCTTGTGCATTGGCTATTCTGGTGTCCTTATTTCTTCTTTTTACCAAGCCAAACTCTCAGGGCTACAAAGTGGCAGATGCTTGGTTTTTGTTGTTAGCCATCCCTCCTGTATTATTGGCCCTTACTCAGGACAGCATGCATGGGGAGTTTTTTGTACCAGCGCTAATTTTGGCTTGTTTTATTCACCTGCCTCTAAAAGTTGCTGAACGCTTAGTATTATTGGTTAGCCTTGTCGCCATTATCCTAGGCACCTTACATCTTGGGATCCATCAAGGGATCCGTTTTAGCCTTGGCGTAGTGGCTTCACACATTTTTGCTTGGGGCTTAGCCAGAGTATTAGTGAAGCAAAACAACGAACTTAAAGAACTCGCCTTCAAAGACTCCTTAACCCGCTGTTACAACCGCCGCGCCTTATTTGACGAGCTGCAAAAAGCCAAACAACAACACAAACGTAGTAGTATTAAAGCCACCCTCATTTTATTGGACTTAGACCACTTTAAACTCATCAATGATCAGCATGGGCATCATGCAGGCGACCAAATCTTGGTATGGTTCTCCCATTTCTTGCAAAATAACACTCGGGGTAACGACCGCGTTTTTCGTTATGGCGGTGAAGAGTTTCTGATTTTATTGCACGACGCAGACTTTGATATGGCTTATCAAGCCAGTGAAAAGCTGGTTGAGGCGATCTCGCAGCGTGAAGCACCACTGCAACTCAGCATAAGCTTTAGTGCTGGTATATCTTGCATAAAAGATGATGAAAGCATAGATGATTGGATACAGCGAGCCGATCTAGGTTTATACCAAGCCAAACAAGCCGGCCGCCGGCAAACTTGGCCGGTGCAGTTTACCAGCCTAGAGACGTGA
- a CDS encoding YMGG-like glycine zipper-containing protein, with amino-acid sequence MHKLGSSISIILLAGTVLVGCASTDDEANSNQGMKTGAIGGALVGLVMGAVTGEADLAVKGAAVGAAAGGVSGAMRDYENQQENRRTDTTAQAISQPNTVILNGDSNSKQGDHLNKLLGQWQVSIWAIKPDGSTIEAEGLASGKMLQSDTATIELDQLHMAGQPLELQASTSISYSEQQGHQLRVNASSLDNEQLYAGEYQAGMNRFSYYPLSQVKNNNMRMELRVVSPQLWLVETYAQQGNEEKMIQSYRFSKAG; translated from the coding sequence ATGCATAAACTAGGTAGCTCTATCAGTATCATTTTATTAGCCGGCACAGTATTAGTTGGCTGCGCCTCAACCGATGATGAAGCGAATTCGAATCAAGGAATGAAAACGGGTGCAATAGGTGGAGCTCTAGTGGGCTTGGTGATGGGGGCTGTAACCGGTGAAGCTGATCTTGCTGTAAAAGGTGCCGCAGTGGGGGCTGCCGCAGGGGGGGTTAGTGGAGCGATGCGCGATTACGAAAACCAACAAGAAAATCGCCGTACAGACACCACCGCACAGGCAATCAGCCAGCCAAATACGGTTATTTTGAATGGTGATAGCAATAGCAAGCAAGGTGATCATCTTAACAAATTGTTAGGGCAGTGGCAGGTAAGCATTTGGGCTATTAAGCCTGACGGTAGCACTATTGAAGCGGAAGGTTTAGCGAGTGGAAAAATGTTACAAAGTGATACCGCTACCATCGAATTAGACCAACTACACATGGCGGGACAGCCGCTTGAACTGCAAGCGAGCACCTCCATTAGTTATAGCGAGCAACAAGGCCATCAACTTAGAGTTAATGCTTCATCTTTAGATAATGAACAGCTGTATGCTGGTGAATATCAGGCGGGCATGAATCGATTTAGTTACTATCCTTTAAGTCAGGTTAAAAACAATAATATGCGTATGGAGTTACGTGTGGTTAGCCCACAGCTCTGGTTAGTGGAAACGTACGCCCAGCAAGGTAATGAAGAAAAGATGATTCAGTCTTACCGTTTCAGTAAAGCTGGGTAA